The following coding sequences are from one Musa acuminata AAA Group cultivar baxijiao chromosome BXJ2-4, Cavendish_Baxijiao_AAA, whole genome shotgun sequence window:
- the LOC103981887 gene encoding ubiquitin-related modifier 1 homolog, which yields MHLTLEFGGGLELLCQSTKIHSVDVKPKPGEDKLTMRDLLVWVESNLIKERPEMFMKGDSVRPGVLVLINDCDWELCGSLDTELEEKDNVVFISTLHGG from the exons ATGCATCTCACTCTGGAGTTTGG CGGCGGCCTGGAGCTCCTTTGCCAATCCACTAAGATCCACAGCGTAGATGTGAAACCAAAGCCCGGAGAGGACAAG CTAACGATGCGTGACCTATTGGTTTGGGTCGAGTCGAATTTGATCAAGGAACGGCCAGAGATGTTTATGAAAGGAGACTCGGT GAGACCGGGTGTGCTGGTACTCATAAACGATTGTGACTGGGAACTATGCGGCAGCCTCGACACTGAGCTGGAGGAAAAGGATAATGTGGTCTTTATTTCTACCTTGCATGGTGGTTAG
- the LOC135585986 gene encoding uncharacterized protein LOC135585986 has product MIPRPVIPTQSAMSSSSSLLLLLSLFLHVVLLLLPSIVVADVESPASPSNGTTIYDLLPQYGLPPGILPDTVKSFSVASNGRFVVDLYGPCYVDFEYLVYYAPRVSGVLRYGAIGNLEGVQVRRFLVWFDVGGIMADLPSSDFLYFQVSWITRKLRIDQFQTVHSCRGNLSPLGRVKEVARYVLESIFAPQLR; this is encoded by the exons ATGATTCCTCGTCCTGTCATTCCCACACAGTCCGccatgtcctcctcctcctcccttcttcttctcctatccCTCTTCCTCcacgtcgtcctcctcctccttccctccaTCGTCGTCGCGGACGTCGAGTCCCCGGCGTCGCCGTCGAACGGCACCACCATATACGATCTCCTTCCGCAGTACGGCCTGCCGCCGGGCATCCTCCCGGACACCGTCAAGTCCTTTTCCGTCGCCAGCAACGGCCGCTTCGTCGTGGACCTCTACGGCCCATGCTACGTCGACTTCGAGTACCTGGTCTACTACGCTCCCCGGGTGTCCGGCGTCCTCAGGTACGGCGCCATCGGCAACCTCGAGGGCGTCCAGGTCCGCCGCTTCCTCGTCTGGTTCGACGTCGGCGGCATCATGGCCGACCTCCCCTCCTCCGACTTCCTCTACTTCCAGGTCAGCTGGATCACCCGCAAGCTCCGCATCGACCAGTTCCAGACCGTCCACTCCTGCAGGGGGAACCTCTCGCCGCTCGGCCGCGTCAAGGAGGTCGCCCGTTACGTGCTCGAG AGCATTTTCGCACCTCAACTACGATGA